The DNA region TCTCCTCGACCACACTCTCGGCGTAGGTCGGCAGCGCATTGGCCGCGAACATATTGCGCAGTCGCCATACCGTGAATCCACTGGCGACCAGCACGATCACCAGAACGAGCGGTATCCACGCTCGGGCCAGACGGGTGAGAATCGGAAGTCCTTTGAGATCGGCGCAGCCCTCGGGGCTTCTGACGGTTAAAGGGAAGGCTAACCTATCTAAGTTCTGCGCGAACTACTACCCCCCGGGGGTTTGTCAGGGGTTTCGTCAGCCCCAGCGCCGAGTGAGCACCCCGAGCGCGCCGAGCGCGACCGCGGCCGCCGTCGAGGTGCGCAGCACGGTCGGCCCGAGGCGCACGGCCACGGCGCCTGCATCGCTCAGCGTGGCCAATTCGTCGTCGGCCAGGCCACCCTCCGGCCCGACGATCAGCATCAGCTCATCGGCGTCGGCCGGCACCGCCTCGACAAAGGAGCCAGTGGCCGACTCATGCAGCACCAGCACCGTTGCCGGAGCAGCAGCGCGGACTCGTTCGACCAGTTCCGGCGTGCTTACCACGCCCGCGACGACGGGGATGTGCGGACGTCGCGACTGCCGCGCCGCGGATCGGGCCACCGCCCGCCAGCGCCGCAACCCCTTGTCGATCTTGGCCGCTCCGTCCCAGCGGGCCACACACCGCGCGGCTTGCCAGGCCACCAGCGCGTCGGCACCGGCTTCGGTGGCCAGTTCGACCGCCAACTCGGCACGCTCGGATTTGGGCAGAGCCTGCACGACGGTCACCGATGGCCGCGAACCGGCGACGACGCGGCGATCCTGAACGCGCGCCGACAGGCTGTTCTTGGTGACCTCCTCGACCACGCAGTGTCCGACCGCGCCGGCGCCATCGGAAAGGTCGAGGTGCTCGCCGGGGCGGATGCGCCGAACCGTGCCGGCGTGGAATCCGGCGTCCCCGTCAACCAGCGCCACCTCACCCACGTCGGGGAGCGCGTCGACATAGAACAGGTCGCGCACGCGGCGAGCCCTCCTAGCGGCCGGTGAACGTCTCGCGCAACCGGGAGAACAGGCCTCCGCCGTGCGAGGAGTTCGCACCCGACGTGCTGCGGACCGCGGCGGTATCGCGGGTGCGCTCACGGAAGGAGCGCAACAACTCGACGTTCTCGTGGTCCAGCCGTGTCGGAATCACCACGTCGATGTGGGCATGCAGGTTTCCGCGGACGCCGGAGCGCAGGTGGGGCATGCCACGACCGCGCAGCGTGGTCACCGAACCGGGTTGGGTGCCGGGCTCGATCTCGATGTCGATGGGTCCGTCGAGGATCGCGTCGACGGTCACGGTGGTGCCCAGCGCGGCGTCGACCATCGGCACCGAGATCGTGCAGTGCAAGTCGTCGCCGTCGCGGACGAACACGTCGTGAGGCTTCTCGTGCACCTCGACATAGAGGTCACCGGCCGGGCCGCCGCCGGGTCCGACCTCGCCCTGTGCGGCCAGCCGCACCCGCATACCGTCGCCGACACCGGCCGGGATCTTCACGCTGATCTCGCGCCGGGCCCGCACCCGGCCGTCCCCGCCGCAGCGGTGACAGGGGTCGGGGATGACCTCGCCGACGCCGCCGCACACCGGGCACGGGCGCGAGGTCATGACCTGCCCGAGCAGCGAGCGCTGCACCGTCTGGATCTCCCCGCGACCACCGCAGGTATCGCACGTCACCGGCGTCGAGGTGCCATTGGTGCCCTTGCCGTGGCACAGATCGCACAACACCGCGGTGTCCACGGTGACCTGCTTGGTGACCCCGGTCGCGCACTCCTCCAGATCCAGTCGCATCCGCAGCAGGGAGTCCGAGCCCGGCCGGACACGTCCGATCGGACCGCGCGAGGCGGTACCGCCGCCGAAGAACGCTTCGAACACGTCGCCGAGTCCGCCGAACCCGGCGAAGCCTCCGCCACCGCCGGCCGCCGCGGATTCCAGCGGATCGCCCCCGAGGTCGACGATGCGTCGTTTCTCCGGATCGCTGAGTACCTCGTAGGCGGCGCTGATCTCCTTGAACCGCGCCTGGGCTTCCTCGTCGGGGTTGACGTCGGGGTGCAGTTCACGGGCGAGCTTGCGGTAGGCGCGTTTGATCTCCGTGTCGCTGGCGCCCTTGCTCACTCCGAGCAGCCCGTAATAGTCGCGTGCCACGCTGTACCTTTCCCACCCTCTGACCGGCGGTAAACCGCAACAGGTCAGCGGCTTCCTAGAACCTCGCCAATATAGAGAGCAACTGCTGCGACGTTGGCGATGGTTCCCGGATAGTCCATCCGAGTGGGACCCAACACACCCATGCCGCCGAAAACCTTGCCCGAACTGCCGTACGCGGTGGTGACCACCGAGGTGCCGGCCATCTCCTCGGCCTCCGTCTCGTGGCCGATGCGCACGGTGACCTTACCCGCCTCCTGCTGCTTGGCCAGCAGCCGCAGGACGACGACCTGTTCTTCCAGGGCCTCCAGCACCGATCGCAACGAACCGCCGAAATCTGCGGTGTTGCGCGTCAGGTTCGCGGTGCCGCCCAGCAGCAGTCGTTCCTCGGTGTGCTCGACAAGCGTCTCGACGAGCACAGTCGCCGACCGGCCGACCGCGTCGGCCAGGCCGCCCTGCCCGGAGATGTGCGAGGCGAGGTCGCTGACCGCGATCGACGCCGCCGAGAGCGGTTTACCTTCCAACGCCCCGCCGAGCAGGTCACGCAGTTGGGTCAGCTGATGCTCGTCGAGGCTGTCGCCCAGTTCGACGATGCGCTGGTCCACCCGGCCCGAGTCGGTGATCACCACCAACAGCAGCCGGGCCGGGGTCAGCGCCACCACCTCGAGCCGACGCACCGTCGACGTCGACAGCCGCGGATACTGCACGATGGCGACCTGGCGGGTCAGCTGCGCCAACAACCGGACAGCTCGGCGTAGTACGTCGTCGAGGTCCACACCGGTCTCCAGAAACTGCAGGATCGCGCGGCGCTCAGGACCCGACATCGGCTTGACGCCGTCGAGCCGGTCGACGAACTCCCGATACCCCTTCTCGGTGGGCACGCGCCCGGAGCTGGTGTGAGGCTGGGCGATGTACCCCTCGGCCTCGAGCACCGCCATGTCGTTGCGCACTGTCGCGCTGGAGACGCCGAGATTGTGCCGCTCGACGAGTGTCTTGGAACCGATGGGTTCCTTCGTGGCGACGAAATCGGCGACGATCGCTCGGAGCACCTCGAATCTGCGGTCATCCGCGCTGCCCATTGTTCACCCACCTCTCGCTCACCCGTCCCGGACCCGTTCATTTTACGGGGATCAGCGCTGGTGCCGACGACGACGCATCGGGTTAATCTTGCGGAGCTAAGTATTACCGCGGGGGCACGGGCAGACGAGGCGCGATGATCTTCAAGGGAGTACGTGACGGCAGGCCCTACCCGGACCACGGTCTGACGCATCGGCAGTGGGCTCAGATTCCCCCTCGCCAGATCCGACTCGACGAGCTCGTGATGACCACCACCGTGTTGGCGCTCGACCGGCTGCTGTCCGAGGATTCGACGTTCTACGGGGATCTGTTCCCGCATGCTGTGCGCTGGCGGGGCAACGTCTATCTCGAGGACGGCCTGCACCGGGCGGTGCGGGCTGCGCTGCGCAACCGGACCGTGCTGCACGCCCGGGTGTTCGACATGGACGCAGCGCTACCCCAACCCCGCTGAGCGGCGCTACCGGCGTTCGGCCGAACCAGTAAATTTCCGCAGCGTCAACACGCCCGCGGCTGACCCGCGGCGGCGACCCCACCGCGTCCCGACAACCGCTCATGGCAGGGGAACGCCACGGCTGCGGGCCTGGAACTTCTCACCATTAGGTAAGGCAACCCTCTTGTTTCTAAGGTTACCCTCAGCTAATCTCAAGTCGCCTCACAGGCAATGACAGCTAACTACAGGAGATCCCGTGCAACTTGATGTTCGTGCCGGCGCCGCCGGATGCGACCACCTGACCACTGGCGCAACGCGCACCTCGCGCGTCAACAAGTTCGCCTTGGCCGGTGCCACCATGGTGACCGCCAGCGCGCTCGCCGTCGCGCCGGTGGTCGTCACCCCGACCACCACGACGGTGCCCAACCCGCAGGCCGCCTCGACGGTGGATCTTTCGGCGTTCGAGAATCCGCTGGCCGTGTTGGCGACGACCATCTCGAACACGCTGGTCAGCACCGGCGGGCTGGGGCTCAACATGGTCGAGCAGGCCACCGTGCTGGGTGAGACGCTGGGCAATCCGGCACTGCAGCGCGAGTTCTTCGAGTCGCTGTTCGGCACGCTGAGCAACCCGATGAACATCCTGCGCGAGACCTTCGCGTTCCCCACCACCTACGGTGAGCGCATCGCGGCGGCCCTTGCGGGCTCGTCGGGCGCCGGTAGCGACGCGTTCACGAAGCTGCCCCAGGTGCTGGCCGACACGCTGGGCTTTCTGGCGCGCGGCGAATTCACCCTCGCCTTCGCCGAGATCAACTTCTGGTTCCTGACCGACGGCTTGGCCGATGGGCGCGCCGCCCTGCTCGACGCGCTGCGGATCCCCGGCGACTTCCTGGAGTCCATCGGACTGGATCCGCTCGCACGCATCCTCG from Mycobacterium sp. SMC-4 includes:
- a CDS encoding 16S rRNA (uracil(1498)-N(3))-methyltransferase, whose translation is MRDLFYVDALPDVGEVALVDGDAGFHAGTVRRIRPGEHLDLSDGAGAVGHCVVEEVTKNSLSARVQDRRVVAGSRPSVTVVQALPKSERAELAVELATEAGADALVAWQAARCVARWDGAAKIDKGLRRWRAVARSAARQSRRPHIPVVAGVVSTPELVERVRAAAPATVLVLHESATGSFVEAVPADADELMLIVGPEGGLADDELATLSDAGAVAVRLGPTVLRTSTAAAVALGALGVLTRRWG
- the dnaJ gene encoding molecular chaperone DnaJ is translated as MARDYYGLLGVSKGASDTEIKRAYRKLARELHPDVNPDEEAQARFKEISAAYEVLSDPEKRRIVDLGGDPLESAAAGGGGGFAGFGGLGDVFEAFFGGGTASRGPIGRVRPGSDSLLRMRLDLEECATGVTKQVTVDTAVLCDLCHGKGTNGTSTPVTCDTCGGRGEIQTVQRSLLGQVMTSRPCPVCGGVGEVIPDPCHRCGGDGRVRARREISVKIPAGVGDGMRVRLAAQGEVGPGGGPAGDLYVEVHEKPHDVFVRDGDDLHCTISVPMVDAALGTTVTVDAILDGPIDIEIEPGTQPGSVTTLRGRGMPHLRSGVRGNLHAHIDVVIPTRLDHENVELLRSFRERTRDTAAVRSTSGANSSHGGGLFSRLRETFTGR
- the hrcA gene encoding heat-inducible transcriptional repressor HrcA, translating into MGSADDRRFEVLRAIVADFVATKEPIGSKTLVERHNLGVSSATVRNDMAVLEAEGYIAQPHTSSGRVPTEKGYREFVDRLDGVKPMSGPERRAILQFLETGVDLDDVLRRAVRLLAQLTRQVAIVQYPRLSTSTVRRLEVVALTPARLLLVVITDSGRVDQRIVELGDSLDEHQLTQLRDLLGGALEGKPLSAASIAVSDLASHISGQGGLADAVGRSATVLVETLVEHTEERLLLGGTANLTRNTADFGGSLRSVLEALEEQVVVLRLLAKQQEAGKVTVRIGHETEAEEMAGTSVVTTAYGSSGKVFGGMGVLGPTRMDYPGTIANVAAVALYIGEVLGSR
- a CDS encoding type II toxin-antitoxin system VapB family antitoxin — protein: MIFKGVRDGRPYPDHGLTHRQWAQIPPRQIRLDELVMTTTVLALDRLLSEDSTFYGDLFPHAVRWRGNVYLEDGLHRAVRAALRNRTVLHARVFDMDAALPQPR